A region of Myxococcus stipitatus DSM 14675 DNA encodes the following proteins:
- the nadE gene encoding NAD(+) synthase, producing MTFSKQVLELDWEAKAAELSEKLRETVLKKLRKRGIVVAISGGIDSACVAALSVRALGPERVFGILLPEKDSSGWSSQLGRKLCEKLGIKYQLHDIAPVLEAAGCYRQRDEAVRSVFPEFTPDMKWKIVMHGDRLNTDAVNFFYVVVQVNGEERRFRLPPQAYTQIVAATNFKQRTRKMMDYFHADRLNFAVAGTPNRLEYDQGFFVKLGDGAADVKPIAGLYKTQTYALAKHLGVIEEITSGEPTTDTFSLPQSQEDFYFSVHYSQLDLLMWAKNHDVSTAEAAQVMGLTPTQVQRVYDDIDQKRRSTAYLHSPPLLLEDVAELTPFKLG from the coding sequence ATGACGTTCTCCAAGCAGGTGCTGGAACTGGATTGGGAGGCGAAGGCGGCCGAGCTGTCCGAGAAGCTGCGCGAGACGGTGCTGAAGAAGCTGCGCAAGCGAGGCATCGTCGTGGCCATCTCCGGCGGCATCGACTCCGCGTGTGTCGCGGCGCTCTCGGTGCGCGCGCTGGGGCCGGAGCGAGTCTTTGGCATCCTCCTGCCGGAGAAGGACTCCAGCGGATGGAGCTCCCAGCTGGGGCGCAAGCTCTGCGAGAAGCTGGGCATCAAGTACCAGCTCCACGACATCGCCCCCGTCCTCGAGGCCGCCGGCTGTTATCGCCAGCGTGACGAGGCGGTGCGCTCGGTCTTCCCGGAGTTCACTCCGGACATGAAGTGGAAGATCGTCATGCACGGCGACCGGCTGAACACGGACGCGGTGAACTTCTTCTACGTCGTGGTGCAAGTGAATGGCGAGGAGCGCCGCTTCCGTCTCCCGCCGCAGGCCTATACGCAGATTGTCGCCGCGACGAACTTCAAGCAGCGCACGCGGAAGATGATGGATTACTTCCACGCGGACCGCCTGAACTTCGCGGTGGCGGGCACGCCGAACCGGCTGGAGTATGACCAGGGCTTCTTCGTGAAGCTGGGCGACGGCGCCGCGGATGTAAAGCCTATCGCCGGCCTCTACAAGACCCAGACCTACGCGCTGGCGAAGCACCTGGGAGTGATTGAGGAGATCACCAGCGGCGAGCCCACCACGGACACGTTCAGCCTCCCCCAGTCGCAGGAGGACTTCTATTTCTCCGTGCACTACTCACAGCTCGACCTCCTGATGTGGGCGAAGAACCACGACGTGTCCACGGCCGAGGCCGCGCAGGTGATGGGCCTGACGCCCACGCAGGTGCAGCGCGTCTATGACGACATCGACCAGAAACGCCGCAGCACGGCGTATCTGCACTCGCCGCCGCTGCTGCTCGAGGACGTCGCGGAGCTGACGCCGTTCAAGCTCGGCTGA
- a CDS encoding class I adenylate-forming enzyme family protein — MSALDSSPAWVLAHAERTPNAPAVDSPWTRLNYRQLAEALRALAGHLRASGVSPGDKVLIALPLGSAGAVAGLAVQALGACAVELDRETGASSVDDILAQTQARHAFIFGQDARKWAGKPGLGHLYVIHSTRPPERMLQALSPATCTWVQEDGVLDPEAPASPLSTLPEVKSDAHAAIVYTSGSTGTPRGVIQTFGNIAANTRSIVEYLGLSSRDRAHLVLPLHYCYGKSVLQTHLLVGGSVFLDPRFMYPQVVLEAMAEERSTGFAGVPLTFELLRRQAGAEALSKLRLRYATQAGGGMSPDTIQWTREALYPAELYVMYGQTEATARLSYLPPTRAAEKAGSIGVSIPGVELRVVGDDGTPLPSGETGNLVARGANVTPGYLGAPEETATILRNGWLWTGDLAWRDADGFIFLVGRAKEILKVGGHRVSPAELEHQLARHAAVREVAVVGVPDALGGEAACAVVVLQEGAAVKEDELRRFCREALPVHKVPKHVVFTDALPRGPSGKVLKAELRTRYSSVGSS, encoded by the coding sequence ATGAGCGCGTTGGATTCCTCCCCCGCCTGGGTTCTCGCCCATGCCGAGCGCACCCCCAACGCTCCCGCCGTGGACTCGCCCTGGACGCGGCTCAACTACAGACAGCTCGCCGAGGCCCTGCGTGCGCTCGCGGGGCACCTGCGGGCATCAGGTGTCTCCCCCGGTGACAAGGTCCTCATCGCCCTGCCCTTGGGCTCGGCCGGTGCGGTGGCGGGGCTCGCGGTCCAGGCGTTGGGCGCGTGCGCGGTGGAGCTGGACCGTGAGACAGGCGCGAGCTCCGTCGACGACATCCTCGCGCAGACCCAGGCCCGCCATGCCTTCATCTTCGGGCAGGACGCCCGCAAGTGGGCGGGCAAGCCCGGCCTGGGACACCTGTATGTGATTCACTCCACGCGCCCGCCGGAGCGCATGCTGCAAGCCCTGTCACCCGCGACGTGCACATGGGTGCAGGAGGACGGAGTGCTCGACCCCGAGGCCCCGGCGTCGCCCCTGAGCACACTCCCGGAGGTGAAGTCCGACGCACACGCGGCCATCGTCTACACCTCTGGCAGCACGGGCACTCCTCGAGGCGTCATCCAGACGTTTGGAAACATCGCCGCGAACACACGCTCCATCGTCGAGTACCTGGGCCTGTCCTCACGGGACCGGGCGCACCTGGTCCTCCCGCTGCACTATTGCTACGGGAAGAGCGTCCTGCAGACGCACCTGCTCGTGGGCGGCTCGGTGTTCCTGGATCCGCGATTCATGTATCCGCAGGTGGTGCTGGAGGCCATGGCGGAGGAGCGCAGCACGGGCTTCGCGGGTGTGCCGCTGACGTTCGAGCTGCTCCGTCGCCAGGCTGGGGCGGAGGCCCTGTCCAAGCTGCGCCTCCGCTACGCCACCCAGGCCGGCGGCGGCATGTCGCCCGACACGATTCAGTGGACACGGGAGGCGCTGTATCCCGCGGAGCTGTACGTCATGTACGGACAGACCGAGGCCACGGCCCGGCTGAGCTACCTGCCGCCCACCCGGGCCGCGGAGAAGGCGGGCTCCATCGGCGTCTCCATTCCGGGCGTGGAGCTGCGCGTGGTGGGTGACGACGGCACGCCTCTCCCCTCGGGTGAGACAGGGAACCTGGTGGCCAGAGGCGCCAACGTGACGCCCGGCTACCTGGGCGCGCCCGAGGAGACCGCCACCATCCTCCGGAACGGCTGGCTGTGGACGGGCGACCTCGCCTGGCGAGACGCGGACGGCTTCATCTTCCTGGTGGGGCGAGCCAAGGAGATTCTCAAGGTGGGCGGCCACCGGGTGAGTCCCGCGGAGCTGGAGCATCAGCTCGCGCGTCACGCGGCGGTGCGCGAGGTGGCGGTGGTGGGTGTTCCGGACGCGCTGGGCGGTGAGGCCGCGTGCGCGGTGGTGGTGCTCCAAGAGGGAGCCGCGGTGAAGGAGGACGAGCTGCGACGCTTCTGCAGGGAGGCCCTGCCGGTGCACAAGGTCCCCAAGCACGTGGTGTTCACGGACGCATTGCCTCGCGGGCCCAGCGGGAAGGTGCTCAAGGCGGAGCTGCGCACCCGGTATTCGTCGGTCGGTTCTTCGTGA
- the asnB gene encoding asparagine synthase (glutamine-hydrolyzing), whose translation MCGIAGFTFPAGGTARSEPAERLRRMTASLRHRGPDAQRALLLDGVALGHTRLSIVDLTGGHQPMRDAATGLTLVFNGEIFNHVELREQLSGQYTFRTRSDTEVILAAFLAWGIDCVRKLEGQWAFALWDPRDATLWLSRDRVGICPLFYAELPGGQLAFGSEAKALFASGLVTPALDARGLKQTFQLWAPVAPRTSFEGVRLLPPAHSARFRAGKLETFRYWDLDFGVEPSTASDARIQEELGQTLERAVRLRLRADVPVAAYLSGGLDSSLLCALAQEQLGGTLQTFSVGFAHARFDEREHQATVARELRTNHRVVEMKDGDIGALVPGVIFHAEQAMMRSAPAPFLRLSEWVRDNRIRVVLTGEGSDEMFLGYDLFKETKVRQFWARHPASKWRPLLLRRLYPTLSVSQQNVELLREFFGMGLEDPGSLGFSHLVRWSNSGRILRFLAPDFAASVADEDPVASVLSTVPAAVASWRPLARAQYLEAKTLLSGYLLSAQGDRMLLGNAVEGRFPFLDTSVMELAARIPERVRLKGLDEKNVLKRFARGRVPASILERSKFPYRAPIAGALVGPDAPAWARELLAPEAVAKVGVFDARKAERLVAKLRAPNSAESEADTMALFAIASTQLLAHHFLAPRSPPQADLDAVELEAA comes from the coding sequence ATGTGTGGCATCGCGGGTTTCACATTCCCGGCGGGAGGGACCGCGCGGTCCGAGCCCGCCGAGCGGCTCCGCCGGATGACGGCCAGCCTCCGTCACCGGGGCCCCGACGCACAGCGGGCCTTGTTGTTGGACGGTGTGGCGCTGGGCCACACGCGCCTGTCCATCGTCGACCTCACGGGTGGGCATCAGCCCATGCGCGACGCGGCGACGGGGCTCACCCTCGTCTTCAACGGTGAAATCTTCAACCACGTGGAGCTGCGCGAGCAGCTCTCCGGCCAGTACACGTTCCGCACGCGCTCGGACACGGAGGTCATCCTCGCGGCGTTCCTCGCGTGGGGCATCGACTGTGTGCGGAAGCTCGAGGGCCAGTGGGCCTTCGCGCTGTGGGACCCGCGAGACGCCACGCTGTGGCTGTCGAGAGACCGGGTGGGCATCTGCCCGCTGTTCTACGCGGAGCTGCCCGGTGGACAGCTCGCGTTCGGCTCGGAGGCCAAGGCGCTGTTCGCGAGCGGGCTGGTGACACCCGCGCTGGATGCTCGGGGGCTCAAGCAGACCTTCCAGCTATGGGCGCCGGTCGCCCCGCGCACGTCGTTCGAGGGTGTCCGGCTGTTGCCTCCGGCGCACTCGGCCCGCTTCCGTGCGGGGAAGCTGGAGACGTTCCGGTACTGGGACCTGGACTTCGGCGTGGAGCCGAGCACGGCGAGCGACGCGCGCATCCAGGAGGAGCTGGGCCAGACGCTGGAGCGGGCCGTGCGGCTGCGGCTGCGCGCGGACGTGCCGGTGGCGGCGTACCTGTCGGGAGGACTGGACTCCAGTCTGTTGTGCGCGCTGGCGCAGGAGCAGCTGGGAGGGACGCTGCAGACGTTCTCCGTGGGCTTCGCGCACGCGCGCTTCGACGAGCGCGAGCACCAGGCCACGGTGGCGCGCGAGCTGCGGACGAACCACCGCGTGGTGGAGATGAAGGACGGGGACATCGGCGCGCTGGTGCCCGGGGTCATCTTCCATGCGGAGCAGGCGATGATGCGCTCGGCGCCCGCACCGTTCCTCCGCCTGAGCGAGTGGGTGCGGGACAATCGCATCCGGGTGGTGCTCACGGGCGAGGGCTCGGATGAGATGTTCCTGGGCTACGACCTCTTCAAGGAGACGAAGGTCCGCCAGTTCTGGGCGCGGCATCCGGCGTCGAAGTGGCGGCCCCTGCTGTTGCGACGGCTCTACCCCACCCTATCGGTGAGCCAGCAGAACGTGGAGCTGCTGAGGGAGTTCTTCGGCATGGGGCTCGAGGACCCGGGGAGCCTGGGCTTCTCGCACCTGGTGCGCTGGTCGAACAGTGGCCGCATCCTGCGCTTCCTCGCGCCCGACTTCGCGGCGAGCGTGGCGGATGAGGACCCGGTGGCGTCGGTGCTGTCGACGGTGCCCGCCGCCGTCGCCTCGTGGCGTCCGCTGGCGAGGGCGCAGTACCTGGAGGCGAAGACGCTCCTGTCCGGTTACCTCCTGTCCGCGCAGGGCGACCGCATGCTCCTGGGCAATGCGGTGGAGGGGCGGTTCCCCTTCCTGGACACGTCGGTGATGGAGCTGGCGGCGCGCATCCCCGAGCGTGTGCGGCTCAAGGGGTTGGACGAGAAGAACGTGCTCAAGCGCTTCGCGCGAGGCCGCGTCCCCGCGTCGATTCTCGAGCGCAGCAAGTTCCCCTATCGAGCGCCCATCGCGGGAGCGCTGGTGGGGCCGGACGCGCCCGCGTGGGCTCGGGAGCTGCTGGCGCCCGAGGCGGTGGCGAAGGTGGGTGTGTTCGATGCGCGCAAGGCGGAGCGACTGGTCGCCAAGCTGCGCGCGCCCAACTCGGCCGAGAGCGAGGCCGATACCATGGCCCTGTTCGCCATCGCGTCCACGCAGTTGCTGGCACATCACTTCCTCGCGCCTCGTTCGCCGCCGCAGGCGGACCTGGACGCGGTGGAGCTGGAGGCCGCATGA
- a CDS encoding acyl carrier protein, whose protein sequence is MSIRDRIRAFIVDTFFVDDFGDNDSFLRKGLIDSTGMMELVSFIETELGIKLEDKELVPENLDSLARVVAFVERKQPQRLPQAG, encoded by the coding sequence GTGAGCATTCGAGACCGTATCCGTGCCTTCATCGTCGACACGTTCTTCGTGGACGACTTCGGCGACAACGACTCCTTCCTGCGCAAGGGGCTCATCGACTCCACGGGGATGATGGAGCTGGTGTCCTTCATCGAGACGGAGCTCGGCATCAAGCTCGAGGACAAGGAGCTGGTGCCCGAGAACCTGGACTCGCTGGCGAGGGTGGTGGCCTTCGTCGAGCGCAAGCAGCCGCAGCGGCTTCCTCAAGCAGGCTGA
- a CDS encoding acyltransferase gives MTSRLPFVRLPAVAAQLEELRKSMQPRAERAVALVRARWVFRAVQSMGRNVAAYGPLSVHNEGEMVLGDRLTFVAGMIPSSLSCHPGAQLFIGPESQFNYGVALEAWQSVRVGARCMFASFVRVGDRDGRHTAPIVIEDDVWVAHGAIIMPGVRVGARSVVAAGSIVTQDVPPDTLAMGNPARNMSLELVARDTGS, from the coding sequence ATGACGTCGCGTCTGCCATTTGTCCGGCTGCCCGCGGTGGCCGCCCAGCTCGAGGAGCTGCGCAAGTCCATGCAGCCTCGCGCCGAGCGCGCGGTGGCGTTGGTGCGCGCGCGCTGGGTGTTCCGCGCCGTCCAGTCGATGGGCCGCAACGTGGCCGCCTACGGGCCGCTCTCCGTGCACAACGAAGGCGAGATGGTGCTGGGAGACCGGCTCACCTTCGTGGCGGGCATGATTCCCAGCTCGCTGTCGTGTCACCCCGGAGCGCAGCTCTTCATCGGTCCGGAGAGCCAGTTCAACTACGGCGTCGCGCTGGAGGCCTGGCAGTCGGTGCGCGTGGGGGCCCGGTGCATGTTCGCCTCGTTCGTCCGGGTGGGAGACCGGGACGGGCGGCACACCGCGCCCATCGTCATCGAGGACGACGTCTGGGTGGCCCACGGCGCCATCATCATGCCCGGGGTGCGCGTGGGCGCGCGCTCCGTGGTCGCCGCCGGCAGCATCGTGACGCAGGACGTGCCACCCGACACCCTGGCCATGGGCAACCCCGCTCGGAACATGAGCCTGGAGCTTGTCGCCCGCGACACAGGCAGCTGA
- a CDS encoding acyltransferase, giving the protein MTPFHQSLSRELKTLLSRLKLRRCQEVGDSPTVLGRVWIHGAGRVHVGNRVILDGRLAPIELNVVASDSLIILGDDVVLEGGASLEAMSSITVGAGSRLGAFCKVMDNQHHPLRGNRHARPASVPLVIEEAVSVGSRAILLPGTHLSKGCTVAPGTVVSRKIPAGVSVGGVPARVLRREVMG; this is encoded by the coding sequence ATGACGCCGTTCCATCAATCCCTGTCGCGTGAGCTGAAGACGCTCCTGTCCCGCCTGAAGCTCCGGCGCTGTCAGGAGGTGGGGGACTCGCCCACGGTGCTGGGCCGTGTGTGGATTCACGGCGCGGGTCGAGTGCATGTGGGCAACCGCGTCATCCTGGACGGCCGGCTGGCCCCCATCGAGCTGAACGTCGTGGCGAGCGACAGCCTCATCATCCTGGGTGATGACGTGGTGCTCGAGGGCGGCGCCTCGCTGGAGGCGATGAGCTCCATCACCGTGGGCGCGGGCTCGCGCCTGGGTGCCTTCTGCAAGGTCATGGACAATCAGCACCATCCGCTCCGGGGCAACCGCCATGCGCGGCCCGCGTCGGTGCCGCTGGTCATCGAGGAGGCGGTGTCGGTGGGAAGCCGCGCCATCCTCCTGCCGGGGACCCACCTCTCCAAGGGCTGCACGGTGGCGCCCGGGACGGTGGTCTCCCGGAAGATTCCGGCTGGAGTCAGCGTGGGCGGAGTGCCTGCCCGAGTCTTGCGCAGGGAGGTGATGGGATGA